The following proteins are encoded in a genomic region of Fibrobacter sp. UWR4:
- the rpoN gene encoding RNA polymerase factor sigma-54, protein MEMGINVGMKTGLEQTLSPQLLQSVTILQKTSLELETAIRDELESNPLLEVDESVSDEDREVRESELEGSDVNDDYDAREDSSDGDDFERGALDMGGDFDDYGSDRLGDGTREDDASFNEVNMMRESPEEEWDRPIKDFGKPLQEQLEDQLGIWKGTSKLFEDLAENGCDETHFRELVKYIISSVDEDGFLSSCDEDKISGINSSDKFIVEIEKVIRGELDLNENSVSLPVHEAFHVLHGFSPSGVGARNQRECFLIQANRIPGFPVLGIKILENCYEDLLALRYAKIGKTLGVSTEEVQAAVRAFARLSPHPGFQVARVPAHTISVDLKLEEKNGKLEVKSVRSSNSRLRVNSTYKALANSKSASKEDKAYIRAHVAKAEEFIKAVNNRYSTMEQVMGEILKRQKDFFTKGPAFLKPMVLQDIADEIGKDVSTVNRVTNGKFVDTPYGIFELKRFFTSGIKQKTSASGDGTAEGSEEVVGSAQVIDAMKKMIDEENKKKPLSDQAISDKLAEMGMKVARRTVAKYRENVLHVLTASQRKQ, encoded by the coding sequence ATGGAAATGGGAATAAACGTCGGAATGAAAACGGGTCTGGAACAGACCCTGTCTCCGCAGCTATTGCAGTCGGTTACCATTTTGCAGAAAACCTCCCTGGAGCTGGAGACTGCCATCCGCGATGAGCTGGAGTCCAACCCCCTGCTTGAAGTGGATGAGTCCGTTTCCGACGAAGACCGGGAGGTCCGCGAAAGCGAACTGGAAGGATCCGACGTCAACGATGATTATGACGCCAGGGAAGATTCCTCCGACGGTGATGATTTTGAAAGAGGCGCCCTGGATATGGGTGGCGATTTCGATGACTACGGTAGCGACCGCCTGGGGGATGGAACCCGCGAAGACGACGCCTCCTTTAACGAAGTGAACATGATGCGAGAGTCCCCCGAAGAAGAGTGGGACCGCCCCATCAAGGATTTTGGAAAGCCTCTCCAGGAACAGCTGGAAGACCAGCTAGGTATTTGGAAAGGTACCAGCAAGCTGTTTGAAGACCTGGCCGAAAACGGTTGCGACGAAACCCACTTCCGTGAACTGGTGAAGTACATCATCAGTTCCGTAGACGAAGACGGATTCCTTTCCAGCTGTGACGAAGACAAGATTAGTGGAATCAATTCCAGCGACAAGTTTATCGTGGAAATCGAGAAGGTGATCCGTGGTGAATTGGACCTGAATGAAAACTCCGTTTCCTTGCCGGTACACGAAGCGTTCCATGTGCTTCACGGATTTTCTCCCAGTGGCGTTGGAGCACGTAACCAGCGCGAGTGTTTTTTAATACAGGCGAATCGTATTCCCGGTTTCCCAGTCCTTGGAATCAAGATTCTTGAAAACTGCTACGAGGATTTGCTGGCCCTCCGCTATGCAAAAATCGGAAAGACTTTAGGAGTCTCCACTGAAGAAGTGCAGGCGGCTGTCCGTGCTTTCGCCCGCTTGAGTCCCCATCCCGGTTTCCAGGTGGCAAGAGTTCCTGCGCACACCATTTCCGTGGACTTGAAGCTTGAAGAGAAAAACGGTAAGCTGGAAGTGAAGTCTGTTCGTTCTTCCAACAGCAGGCTCCGCGTGAATTCCACCTACAAGGCTCTGGCCAACAGCAAGAGCGCTTCCAAGGAAGACAAGGCCTACATCAGGGCCCACGTTGCCAAGGCGGAGGAGTTCATCAAGGCTGTCAATAATCGTTACTCCACTATGGAGCAGGTCATGGGCGAAATTCTCAAGCGCCAGAAGGATTTCTTTACCAAGGGGCCTGCATTCCTGAAGCCCATGGTGCTGCAGGATATTGCGGATGAAATCGGGAAGGATGTGAGCACGGTGAACCGTGTGACCAACGGTAAGTTCGTGGATACGCCCTACGGCATTTTCGAGCTGAAACGTTTCTTTACATCCGGTATCAAGCAGAAGACTTCCGCAAGTGGTGATGGCACCGCGGAAGGCTCCGAAGAAGTGGTGGGTTCCGCCCAGGTCATTGACGCCATGAAGAAGATGATCGACGAGGAAAACAAGAAGAAGCCTCTCTCCGATCAGGCGATTTCCGATAAACTAGCGGAGATGGGGATGAAGGTTGCTCGCCGTACGGTGGCCAAATATCGTGAGAACGTTTTGCACGTCCTTACCGCAAGTCAACGAAAGCAGTAA
- a CDS encoding serine hydrolase, whose protein sequence is MMINDEEIVKLLKNAENEGVFNKAVAGFILPDGTQKLVTLNTPENTVFDIASLTKVCPTSTLALRYILEGKLSVDSKVVDFIPELQTNYREDIRIFHLLTHSLDYRVPMKTLRTLPPEGILYALYTYQFEKAPGDAFNYGNPASVLLGMILDRISGMSLQEQGRKYFFEPLGMNRSGWDPLTRDFHRIPKEEISPTEICAFRGREIQGEIHDESAWVLRQLFPVGSAGMFSCVPDLLKFVQMMLNDGVSREGVRVAPAGILQLASSNAFMNPAYGSCPAGAAGDCTALGWELNAPKFMGTKISPRAFGKTGFTGASIVADPDQGAAVVLLSNFTYPHREANADRIHAFRAKLADTFFGFYQV, encoded by the coding sequence ATGATGATCAACGATGAAGAAATTGTAAAACTGCTGAAAAATGCCGAAAATGAAGGCGTTTTCAACAAGGCGGTAGCAGGATTCATCCTCCCCGACGGAACCCAGAAACTTGTTACCCTGAACACTCCCGAAAATACTGTTTTCGACATCGCAAGCCTTACCAAGGTCTGCCCCACGTCAACGCTCGCCCTCCGCTATATTCTGGAAGGGAAACTTTCGGTGGATAGCAAAGTCGTCGACTTCATTCCTGAATTACAAACAAACTATCGTGAAGACATCCGCATTTTCCACCTGCTGACCCATAGCCTGGATTACAGGGTCCCCATGAAGACCTTGAGGACGCTGCCGCCGGAAGGCATTCTCTATGCGCTGTACACGTACCAGTTCGAAAAGGCCCCAGGGGACGCTTTCAATTACGGCAACCCCGCAAGCGTCTTGCTAGGAATGATCCTGGACAGGATCAGCGGAATGAGCCTGCAGGAACAGGGCCGCAAGTATTTCTTTGAACCCCTGGGCATGAACCGCTCCGGATGGGACCCGCTGACCAGGGACTTCCATAGGATTCCAAAAGAGGAAATCTCCCCTACGGAAATCTGCGCCTTCAGAGGCCGCGAGATTCAGGGAGAAATCCATGACGAAAGTGCCTGGGTATTACGTCAACTTTTCCCTGTGGGAAGTGCAGGCATGTTCAGCTGCGTCCCGGATTTATTGAAGTTCGTCCAGATGATGCTGAACGACGGCGTGTCCCGCGAAGGTGTCCGCGTCGCCCCTGCAGGAATCCTGCAGTTGGCCAGCTCCAATGCCTTTATGAATCCCGCCTATGGGAGCTGTCCCGCCGGGGCCGCCGGCGACTGTACCGCCCTTGGCTGGGAACTGAACGCCCCAAAATTTATGGGCACGAAAATCTCCCCGCGGGCATTCGGCAAGACAGGCTTCACAGGCGCAAGCATCGTAGCCGACCCCGACCAGGGCGCCGCCGTAGTGCTGCTATCCAACTTCACCTATCCTCATCGGGAAGCCAATGCAGACCGCATCCACGCCTTCCGCGCCAAGCTGGCAGACACATTCTTCGGATTTTACCAGGTCTGA
- a CDS encoding MlaD family protein — translation MNRFIRLVKENVIPSIVFAILVVSCVGAWYFFHPSSPYHPRYSFVVSYQAIGTLSPGNPVEVRGIKAGEITKVELTEDAVYVTARVYSTVKIPVNSEFRLINSGLMGEREMCILSGDSEKLIADGDTLFGKYDEGTSGVFKSLSEAFDNLTDIRDTLKALIEAVTEGDAGKQIQRVISKGQKIVRMTKQDVKSWMGDAEKLLGDLDHSLSEAKGIMDNAVGKGGPKVEQLGSYVDRLDALLTRVKNASEQVHGLLGKFAEKNTVGLVLQPGGALSKELDAILKDTEALFDDIRKNSLKLNVDIF, via the coding sequence ATGAATAGATTTATCCGACTGGTAAAAGAAAACGTCATTCCCTCCATCGTCTTTGCGATACTGGTGGTTTCCTGTGTTGGTGCCTGGTATTTCTTCCATCCGTCCAGTCCCTACCATCCCCGTTATTCCTTTGTGGTGTCCTATCAGGCTATTGGTACCTTGTCCCCTGGCAATCCGGTGGAGGTTCGCGGTATCAAGGCCGGCGAAATTACCAAGGTGGAATTGACCGAGGATGCGGTTTATGTGACCGCCCGAGTTTATTCCACTGTCAAGATTCCCGTGAATTCCGAGTTCCGCCTGATTAACTCTGGCCTGATGGGTGAACGGGAAATGTGCATCCTGTCTGGCGATAGCGAGAAGCTTATTGCCGACGGGGATACCTTGTTCGGAAAATACGACGAGGGAACTTCCGGAGTGTTCAAGAGCCTGAGTGAGGCCTTTGACAATCTGACGGATATTCGCGATACATTGAAGGCCCTGATCGAGGCTGTTACGGAAGGTGACGCAGGCAAGCAGATCCAGCGCGTGATTTCCAAAGGCCAGAAGATTGTCCGTATGACCAAGCAGGACGTAAAGTCCTGGATGGGGGATGCGGAAAAACTGCTGGGTGACCTGGACCATTCCCTTTCGGAAGCCAAGGGCATCATGGATAACGCGGTCGGCAAGGGTGGCCCCAAGGTGGAACAGCTTGGCTCCTATGTGGACCGTCTGGACGCGCTCCTGACTCGAGTGAAAAATGCGTCCGAACAGGTTCATGGCTTACTGGGCAAGTTTGCGGAAAAGAACACGGTGGGCCTCGTGCTGCAGCCTGGTGGGGCCCTGTCGAAGGAGCTGGATGCTATCCTGAAGGATACGGAAGCCCTCTTTGATGACATCCGCAAGAACAGTCTGAAACTGAATGTGGACATTTTCTAA
- the lptB gene encoding LPS export ABC transporter ATP-binding protein, with the protein MKNIVSTIRTEKLRKVYGGRQVVSDVSIRVSQGEIVGLLGPNGAGKTTSFYMIVGMVRPESGHIFLDDIEVTDKPMYKRARLGIGYLPQEASIFRKLTVEENIMAILETQDMKRAQRKIRLEELLEEFKITHIRKTKSMSCSGGERRRLEIARALASDPSFLLLDEPFAGIDPIAVADIQSIISGLRDKGMGVLITDHNVRETLSITDRAYIMYKSQVLTEGSSEHLANDPEARRIYLGDSFRLD; encoded by the coding sequence ATGAAGAACATTGTAAGTACCATTCGCACCGAAAAATTGCGTAAGGTTTATGGCGGTCGCCAGGTGGTGAGCGATGTTTCCATTCGTGTCTCCCAGGGTGAAATCGTCGGACTTCTCGGTCCCAACGGTGCCGGCAAGACGACGTCCTTCTATATGATCGTGGGCATGGTTCGTCCCGAGTCCGGACATATCTTCCTGGACGATATTGAAGTGACGGACAAGCCCATGTACAAGCGCGCCCGCCTGGGGATTGGCTACCTCCCGCAGGAAGCGTCCATCTTCCGCAAGCTTACGGTGGAAGAGAACATCATGGCGATTCTTGAAACCCAGGATATGAAACGTGCCCAGCGCAAGATCCGCCTGGAAGAACTTCTGGAAGAATTCAAGATTACCCACATCCGTAAGACTAAGTCCATGAGCTGCTCCGGTGGTGAACGCCGTCGTCTTGAAATTGCCCGTGCCCTGGCTTCCGATCCTTCCTTCCTCCTGCTGGATGAACCTTTCGCAGGAATTGACCCCATTGCGGTGGCGGACATTCAGTCCATTATCTCTGGACTTCGCGATAAGGGGATGGGAGTCCTCATTACGGACCATAACGTCCGTGAAACGCTTTCCATTACGGATCGCGCCTACATCATGTACAAGAGCCAGGTCCTTACGGAAGGTTCCTCGGAACATTTGGCCAACGATCCCGAAGCAAGAAGAATTTACCTAGGCGATAGCTTTAGGCTGGATTAA
- a CDS encoding TraR/DksA C4-type zinc finger protein, producing MAEKKPVKMSDADLKFFEEMLIEKRRELVNAQSENEKAETFKSQVQAGDGGESNSADLATDYNALETNFSLAAREGKYLVYLEEALKRIKKGTFGVCKVCGELIPKARLMAVPTATKCVNCKEETKRKEREDSRLEMARLMAEEQRREMMKKNAGR from the coding sequence ATGGCTGAAAAGAAACCTGTGAAGATGAGCGACGCCGACCTCAAGTTTTTTGAAGAAATGTTGATCGAAAAGCGTCGTGAACTGGTGAACGCCCAGAGCGAAAACGAAAAGGCCGAAACCTTCAAGAGCCAGGTTCAGGCTGGTGACGGTGGCGAATCCAATAGCGCAGATCTGGCTACCGACTATAACGCCCTGGAAACCAACTTCTCCCTGGCCGCTCGTGAAGGCAAGTACCTGGTCTATCTGGAAGAAGCCCTGAAGCGCATCAAGAAAGGTACCTTCGGTGTCTGCAAGGTTTGTGGCGAACTCATTCCCAAGGCCCGCCTGATGGCGGTCCCCACTGCTACCAAGTGCGTGAACTGCAAGGAAGAGACCAAGCGCAAGGAACGTGAAGACAGCCGTCTTGAAATGGCTCGCCTCATGGCCGAAGAACAGCGCCGCGAAATGATGAAGAAGAACGCTGGCCGTTAA
- the hprK gene encoding HPr(Ser) kinase/phosphatase, producing MAESRLKDIKILHRERFLVRDFFCRYGKDLQMACHSSDASLDAPIAESGIHRPGLAMAGYTKVYSSQQIQVVGHTEWNYLESIGHEGRVKVFEGLMEFNAPMWVVTHAQMPHPELRDMCERKGIPLFSTTLHTYEFVKLAQRILEEFFAPHAIIHGSLVDVYGVGMLYIGDSNVGKSECVLDLVESGHRMVADDVVHISNVGRSIIGRPDPLIKHHMEIRGVGILDIRSMFGIHAIRKQKKIEAIVELQQWRQDGSYDRTGLKGAEEDIMGIKIPKIVIPVAPGKNLTVISEVIAMNTLMKMNGQNVAEDFNAALMQKIKAKAKGEYVDELLDFDPQNWSYYE from the coding sequence ATGGCTGAATCTAGACTGAAAGATATTAAGATCTTGCACAGGGAACGTTTCCTGGTGAGGGACTTCTTCTGCCGCTATGGCAAGGACCTGCAGATGGCCTGCCATTCATCGGACGCAAGCTTGGACGCTCCCATTGCGGAAAGTGGTATCCATAGACCGGGCCTTGCCATGGCAGGATACACCAAGGTGTACAGCTCCCAGCAGATTCAGGTGGTGGGCCATACGGAATGGAACTACCTGGAATCTATCGGTCATGAAGGTCGCGTAAAGGTCTTTGAAGGCCTTATGGAGTTTAACGCTCCCATGTGGGTGGTGACCCATGCCCAGATGCCCCACCCGGAGCTGAGGGACATGTGCGAACGCAAGGGAATTCCCCTGTTCTCTACCACCCTCCATACTTATGAATTTGTGAAGCTGGCTCAGCGAATCCTGGAGGAGTTCTTCGCTCCCCACGCCATTATCCACGGAAGCCTCGTGGATGTGTACGGTGTGGGCATGCTCTACATCGGCGACAGCAATGTGGGAAAGTCCGAATGCGTGCTGGACCTGGTGGAAAGCGGTCACCGTATGGTGGCTGACGATGTGGTCCATATCAGCAACGTAGGACGTTCCATTATCGGTCGCCCGGACCCGCTGATCAAGCACCACATGGAAATCCGCGGCGTCGGCATCCTGGATATCCGCTCCATGTTCGGTATCCACGCGATCCGCAAGCAGAAAAAGATTGAGGCTATCGTGGAGTTGCAGCAGTGGCGCCAGGATGGCTCCTATGACCGAACCGGCCTGAAGGGTGCCGAAGAGGATATCATGGGAATCAAGATCCCGAAGATTGTCATTCCTGTGGCACCGGGTAAAAACTTGACCGTGATCTCCGAAGTCATCGCCATGAACACCTTGATGAAGATGAACGGCCAGAATGTGGCCGAAGACTTCAACGCTGCCCTGATGCAGAAGATCAAGGCTAAGGCCAAGGGCGAGTACGTGGACGAACTGCTGGATTTCGACCCTCAGAATTGGTCCTACTATGAATAG
- the hpf gene encoding ribosome hibernation-promoting factor, HPF/YfiA family produces MDIQFSARHFNASAGLQDRIQEEMDKLAKFYPNITSASVILDHEVEHQRHCEITVNITGSQVVASADEENMGKAVDVTLERIKTQLKKANEKQNDHRAQPMSDVV; encoded by the coding sequence ATGGATATTCAGTTTTCTGCTCGCCACTTTAACGCATCTGCAGGTCTCCAGGATCGTATTCAGGAAGAAATGGACAAACTCGCCAAGTTCTACCCGAATATCACCAGTGCTTCCGTAATCCTTGACCACGAAGTCGAACATCAGCGTCATTGCGAAATTACCGTGAACATTACCGGTTCCCAGGTGGTTGCTTCCGCTGACGAAGAAAACATGGGCAAGGCAGTGGATGTCACTCTTGAACGCATCAAGACCCAGCTGAAGAAGGCTAACGAAAAGCAGAATGACCATCGTGCACAGCCTATGTCCGACGTTGTTTAA
- a CDS encoding LptA/OstA family protein produces the protein MKHADSLAVARKRGSLLLQGRVHFIHDSVNVRTQRATWNKDGEVVACEGGFQFTHPSGWIDAKQGVYQKKKGIASATGDVHAGDSAKTYYATGEYVEYDKEHEILTMPEKPVLYYYDKKDTVRNGKQEVQVDTVTVVAKRIVYNKKETFAEGKGDASITHKDVSIKADEMTYDRKIDYARGVGNVVITHDSVTVYADRINYNKKDDFAEAFNNVKVTQEDMVVTCDTGYFDRKNNWMSMKGNPKCELKNYNLTGDSIFLTLDSSGKSLKSALVIRNAHGLQQEDAKRNSPGSVTEAFGDTLYAQFDGNKIERLYVNLNARGFFYEKDLDNYRNNMNGDRLDMYFENGKMHHAIVSGKAQSTYYYVKKDRSVSGRNEAAGDTIYIKFDPRKNAVKTLRMLGGSTTPSSGRYVDMEKENRNKKNLTESAPKADIADKPVDVVGTAKSKTLKAATQSLLKAKRPQEASQEKKK, from the coding sequence ATGAAGCATGCAGATAGTCTTGCGGTGGCCCGCAAGCGCGGCTCCCTTCTTTTGCAGGGGCGAGTACATTTTATTCATGATAGTGTGAATGTCAGGACCCAGCGGGCTACCTGGAATAAGGATGGCGAGGTGGTCGCCTGCGAGGGCGGTTTCCAGTTTACCCATCCCTCTGGCTGGATCGACGCCAAGCAGGGTGTCTACCAGAAAAAGAAGGGGATTGCCTCTGCTACGGGTGATGTCCACGCCGGGGATTCCGCCAAGACGTATTATGCCACGGGCGAGTATGTGGAATATGACAAGGAGCATGAAATCCTTACCATGCCGGAAAAGCCTGTGCTGTATTACTACGACAAGAAGGATACAGTCAGGAACGGTAAGCAGGAAGTTCAGGTGGACACCGTGACGGTTGTTGCAAAGAGGATTGTCTACAACAAGAAGGAGACTTTTGCGGAGGGCAAGGGAGACGCATCCATCACCCACAAGGACGTGTCCATCAAGGCTGACGAAATGACCTATGACCGTAAGATCGACTATGCCCGCGGAGTGGGAAACGTGGTGATTACCCACGACTCTGTTACGGTATATGCAGACCGTATCAACTACAACAAGAAGGATGATTTTGCGGAAGCCTTCAACAATGTGAAGGTGACTCAGGAAGACATGGTGGTGACCTGCGATACGGGCTATTTTGACCGCAAGAATAACTGGATGTCCATGAAGGGCAATCCCAAGTGTGAACTGAAGAATTATAACCTGACGGGAGATTCCATTTTCCTGACGTTAGATTCCTCGGGAAAGAGCTTGAAGTCCGCCCTAGTGATCCGCAATGCTCACGGCCTCCAGCAGGAAGATGCCAAGAGGAACAGCCCCGGCAGTGTGACGGAGGCTTTCGGGGATACGCTGTATGCCCAGTTTGACGGTAACAAGATCGAGCGCCTTTACGTGAACTTGAATGCCCGCGGCTTTTTTTACGAGAAGGATCTGGATAACTATCGTAACAACATGAACGGGGACCGTCTGGATATGTATTTTGAAAATGGAAAAATGCATCACGCCATCGTATCCGGAAAGGCCCAGAGCACGTATTATTATGTGAAGAAGGATCGTTCCGTGTCTGGCCGTAACGAGGCTGCCGGCGATACCATCTACATTAAGTTCGACCCCAGAAAGAACGCTGTGAAAACGTTACGAATGTTGGGCGGTTCCACAACTCCTTCCAGCGGCCGCTATGTGGACATGGAAAAGGAAAACCGTAACAAAAAGAATTTGACAGAATCCGCACCTAAGGCCGATATAGCTGATAAGCCTGTAGATGTTGTCGGTACTGCTAAGTCCAAGACTTTGAAGGCTGCTACACAGTCCCTGCTCAAGGCAAAGAGGCCGCAGGAAGCCTCCCAGGAGAAAAAGAAATGA
- the lptC gene encoding LPS export ABC transporter periplasmic protein LptC — MRLNTSLPGGLFLCLFLGLVTIFTGCEEIEEDKPWIQVERPDMLFTDTTLMDSYDKGVLAWKLKTAYLERWGNKDLVFVRPVLVDIYDSLGERTAFLRADSGRMDMKFSYVHAYGHVYALTPKGASVRSDSLIWNKRDNHVRTDSYVRVVSEDGDVLQGKGFVSDAQLDNWRILSNVTGIFQDAAKRLKEEDEKEAEAIESRNRAMAQPPKAAPAPEPDPKAETERKASPRRPVQDFRNLKRAGNRPSAKKVEGN; from the coding sequence ATGCGGTTGAACACCAGCTTGCCTGGCGGTCTTTTTCTGTGCCTTTTTCTTGGACTCGTGACGATCTTTACAGGCTGTGAAGAAATCGAGGAAGACAAGCCCTGGATTCAGGTGGAACGTCCGGACATGCTGTTTACGGATACGACCTTGATGGATAGCTACGACAAGGGTGTTCTTGCCTGGAAATTGAAGACGGCCTATCTGGAACGCTGGGGCAACAAGGACTTGGTCTTTGTGCGTCCGGTGCTTGTGGATATCTACGATTCCCTAGGGGAGCGTACTGCGTTTCTTCGTGCGGATTCCGGCCGGATGGACATGAAGTTCAGCTACGTCCACGCCTACGGGCACGTTTACGCCTTGACTCCCAAGGGGGCTTCCGTCAGGTCCGATTCCCTGATCTGGAACAAGAGGGACAATCATGTCCGTACGGACAGCTACGTCCGTGTGGTCAGCGAAGACGGTGACGTGCTGCAGGGCAAGGGTTTTGTCAGCGACGCCCAGCTGGATAACTGGCGAATACTTTCCAACGTGACGGGAATTTTTCAGGATGCGGCAAAGCGTCTGAAGGAAGAGGACGAAAAGGAGGCGGAAGCTATTGAGAGCCGTAACCGCGCCATGGCCCAGCCTCCTAAGGCCGCTCCTGCGCCGGAACCGGATCCAAAGGCGGAAACCGAACGCAAGGCTTCTCCCCGCCGGCCTGTCCAGGACTTCCGTAACCTGAAACGGGCTGGCAATCGTCCCTCTGCGAAAAAGGTGGAGGGAAATTGA
- a CDS encoding FISUMP domain-containing protein → MAFVLAACGGSSDEESSNPVTGIEEESSSSTVQSSSSKENIQSSSSTPEQSTSEESSSGLIESSSSMDVSSSSEDVSSSSQAESSDSESSSSEEEPVGCKSGSIADYPLVDDYLNPDINYGELVDERDGQVYKTVVIGRQTWMAQNLAFERDSSCVDSLKSSAKFGALYKEYKAFDLEQRFSSGRVNGHLRGICPEGWHIPTHNEFVELHTYLKMTYDSLNWASNLKSKDGWYIYPSSGEVLSKGGLNGTGFSAIPINLGASFWADDSVGSYEVLKLNHTKDEVWPYNYESFVVWDGWSIRCIKDTVYEPVPPCKNGEADNCEYGTFIDERDSQEYKTVHIGPMEWMAENIRFNTANFWTSNSDKDTGERYYIAEHAIKTACPEGWMLPNRSLWEMLFDLTGARENAEVLYSTEGWDAGEQADGYGFSLKPTGKFVYAGSPGKFEEVGVNAYYCYEAKSTSGKLERYIEFGKSSCKHPIYASINTSTSTHYYSVRCVKRQTW, encoded by the coding sequence ATGGCCTTCGTGTTGGCTGCCTGTGGTGGCTCTTCCGACGAAGAAAGTTCCAATCCCGTGACTGGTATAGAAGAAGAATCATCTTCATCTACGGTTCAGTCATCCAGCTCTAAGGAAAATATTCAGTCTAGTTCCAGTACGCCGGAACAATCCACGTCGGAAGAAAGTTCCTCAGGTCTTATTGAATCCTCCAGTTCGATGGACGTTTCCTCTAGCAGTGAAGATGTGTCGTCTAGTAGCCAGGCGGAATCCTCCGACAGCGAAAGTTCTTCTAGCGAGGAAGAACCCGTTGGCTGCAAAAGCGGAAGCATTGCGGATTATCCCTTGGTCGACGACTATCTGAATCCTGATATTAATTATGGTGAATTAGTGGATGAACGAGATGGACAAGTCTACAAGACTGTTGTAATCGGTCGCCAAACCTGGATGGCCCAGAACCTGGCTTTTGAAAGGGATAGTTCTTGCGTAGATTCTCTCAAGAGCAGTGCTAAATTCGGTGCGCTTTACAAGGAGTATAAGGCGTTTGATCTGGAGCAGCGATTCAGTTCAGGACGTGTAAATGGACACCTACGAGGGATTTGTCCGGAAGGTTGGCATATTCCTACCCACAATGAGTTTGTTGAATTGCATACTTATCTCAAAATGACCTATGATTCCTTGAACTGGGCTTCAAATCTAAAGTCCAAGGACGGCTGGTATATTTACCCTTCGTCAGGGGAAGTGTTGTCGAAAGGCGGTCTTAATGGTACCGGTTTTTCTGCAATACCGATAAACCTGGGGGCAAGTTTCTGGGCGGACGATAGCGTTGGCAGCTATGAAGTTCTCAAATTGAATCATACTAAGGATGAGGTCTGGCCATACAATTACGAGAGTTTCGTTGTATGGGATGGATGGAGCATTCGCTGTATCAAGGATACGGTTTATGAACCAGTGCCTCCTTGTAAAAATGGTGAAGCGGACAATTGCGAATATGGAACGTTTATCGATGAAAGAGATTCTCAGGAATACAAGACAGTTCATATTGGGCCTATGGAATGGATGGCTGAAAATATTCGTTTCAACACTGCAAATTTCTGGACGAGTAATTCCGATAAGGATACCGGAGAACGGTATTATATTGCTGAGCATGCCATAAAAACTGCATGCCCAGAGGGATGGATGTTGCCTAACCGTTCTTTGTGGGAAATGCTATTTGACCTAACGGGTGCTAGGGAAAATGCGGAAGTGCTGTATTCAACAGAGGGGTGGGATGCTGGCGAACAGGCTGATGGGTATGGTTTTTCCCTGAAGCCTACGGGAAAATTTGTGTATGCGGGTAGTCCTGGTAAATTTGAAGAAGTTGGTGTGAACGCCTATTACTGTTATGAGGCGAAAAGTACTTCGGGAAAACTTGAACGTTATATCGAGTTTGGAAAGAGCAGCTGTAAACATCCCATCTATGCGTCTATAAATACCTCGACTTCCACACACTATTATTCAGTCCGTTGCGTAAAGCGTCAGACCTGGTAA